A genomic segment from Mastomys coucha isolate ucsf_1 unplaced genomic scaffold, UCSF_Mcou_1 pScaffold7, whole genome shotgun sequence encodes:
- the LOC116082207 gene encoding prolactin-5A1: MQLSKIQPHPSGALLLLLLSNLLMWENVASVPRCIMNKGGCQKVLNYIFNMTSTISENFNKLSSETLNDFDTEYDPHQKFQNRPTMTCHTLSRSIPNNKRKAETMQPVALLNVTIRMLAAWKNLLYHVENNMADLDGTPYTIISKVKLIDRQIKKLTKNLQDIKTILSQVHPELKENEDYPAWSGKPYVQQSKRKFQLFGLHSLFFCLYNDAQKISDFVDILRDQIVPYQ, translated from the exons ATGCAGCTGTCTAAGATTCAACCACACCCCT CAGGGgcactgctactgctgctgctgtcaaaCTTGCTCATGTGGGAGAATGTGGCCTCTGTGCCCAGATGTATCATGAACAAAGGAGGTTGCCAGAAGGTCCTCAACTACATTTTTAACATGACAAGCACCATATCTGAGAACTTCAACAAACTCTCCTCAGAAACATTAAATGATTTT gaTACAGAGTATGATCCACACCAGAAATTCCAGAACAGGCCCACCATGACCTGTCACACTTTATCTCGCTCTAtcccaaacaacaaaagaaaggctGAAACAATGCAG CCTGTGGCGCTTCTGAATGTGACAATCAGAATGCTGGCTGCCTGGAAAAACCTTCTGTACCATGTAGAAAACAACATGGCTGATCTTGATGGAACTccttatactatcatatcaaaaGTCAAATTGATTGATAGACAAAtcaaaaaactcacaaaaaatcTACAGGACATTAAGACTATACTCAGCCAG GTTCATCCTGAACTTAAGGAAAATGAGGACTACCCTGCCTGGTCAGGAAAGCCATATGTACagcaatcaaaaagaaaatttcaacttTTTGGTTTGCATAGTTTATTCTTCTGCTTGTACAATGATGCACAGAAGATTTCTGATTTCGTTGATATCCTGAGAGACCAAATTGTGCCCTATCAATGA